In Saccharomyces cerevisiae S288C chromosome V, complete sequence, one DNA window encodes the following:
- the RAD23 gene encoding Rad23p (Proteasome-associated ubiquitin receptor; K48-specific Ub chain binding protein that recruits substrates to the proteasome; subunit of nuclear excision repair factor 2 (NER2) with Rad4p that binds damaged DNA during NER, linking repair to proteolysis; NER2 binds DDR gene promoters to repress transcription in the absence of damage; stimulates Png1p-induced protein deglycosylation; contains a Ub-like (UBL) and two Ub-associated (UBA) domains; UBA2 protects Rad23p from proteasomal degradation), which produces MVSLTFKNFKKEKVPLDLEPSNTILETKTKLAQSISCEESQIKLIYSGKVLQDSKTVSECGLKDGDQVVFMVSQKKSTKTKVTEPPIAPESATTPGRENSTEASPSTDASAAPAATAPEGSQPQEEQTATTERTESASTPGFVVGTERNETIERIMEMGYQREEVERALRAAFNNPDRAVEYLLMGIPENLRQPEPQQQTAAAAEQPSTAATTAEQPAEDDLFAQAAQGGNASSGALGTTGGATDAAQGGPPGSIGLTVEDLLSLRQVVSGNPEALAPLLENISARYPQLREHIMANPEVFVSMLLEAVGDNMQDVMEGADDMVEGEDIEVTGEAAAAGLGQGEGEGSFQVDYTPEDDQAISRLCELGFERDLVIQVYFACDKNEEAAANILFSDHAD; this is translated from the coding sequence ATGGTTAGCTTAAcctttaaaaatttcaagaaggaaaaagttCCTTTAGATCTGGAACCTTCAAACACAATTTTAGAGACCAAGACCAAGCTTGCTCAATCCATTTCTTGTGAAGAATCTCAAATAAAACTGATCTACTCGGGTAAAGTGCTACAAGATTCCAAAACCGTATCGGAATGCGGGCTAAAAGATGGGGACCAAGTTGTCTTCATGgtttctcaaaaaaagtcCACGAAGACCAAAGTAACAGAACCTCCAATTGCTCCTGAGAGCGCCACTACCCCCGGAAGAGAAAATTCTACAGAAGCATCCCCCAGTACGGATGCTTCTGCAGCTCCTGCAGCCACTGCTCCCGAAGGCTCACAACCGCAAGAAGAACAAACCGCCACTACAGAACGTACTGAATCTGCCTCTACACCGGGATTCGTGGTGGGAACCGAGAGGAACGAGACCATCGAGAGAATCATGGAAATGGGCTACCAAAGAGAGGAAGTCGAACGAGCCTTGAGAGCAGCCTTTAATAATCCAGATAGAGCGGTGGAATATCTACTGATGGGTATTCCAGAAAATCTGCGTCAACCGGAACCACAGCAACAAACAGCCGCCGCAGCGGAACAACCATCGACAGCCGCCACCACTGCGGAACAACCGGCTGAAGACGACTTATTTGCACAAGCTGCCCAAGGCGGTAATGCTTCATCCGGTGCGCTTGGCACAACTGGAGGAGCTACAGATGCTGCGCAAGGTGGACCTCCAGGTTCCATTGGCCTCACTGTAGAAGATTTACTATCGTTGAGACAGGTCGTTTCAGGTAACCCAGAAGCTTTAGCCCCATTGTTGGAAAACATAAGTGCTAGATATCCTCAATTACGTGAACATATCATGGCAAACCCAGAAGTGTTTGTGTCCATGTTGCTAGAAGCCGTGGGTGACAATATGCAAGATGTTATGGAAGGTGCGGATGATATGGTGGAAGGAGAGGATATAGAAGTTACAGGAGAGGCTGCTGCTGCAGGACTGGGACAAGGTGAAGGTGAAGGTTCTTTCCAAGTTGACTATACCCCCGAAGACGATCAAGCTATTTCGCGCCTCTGTGAATTGGGCTTTGAAAGAGATCTTGTTATCCAGGTGTATTTTGCGTGCGATAAAAACGAAGAAGCTGCAGCAAATATTCTATTCAGCGATCATGCCGACTGA
- the ANP1 gene encoding Anp1p (Subunit of the alpha-1,6 mannosyltransferase complex; type II membrane protein; has a role in retention of glycosyltransferases in the Golgi; involved in osmotic sensitivity and resistance to aminonitrophenyl propanediol) — protein MKYNNRKLSFNPTTVSIAGTLLTVFFLTRLVLSFFSISLFQLVTFQGIFKPYVPDFKNTPSVEFYDLRNYQGNKDGWQQGDRILFCVPLRDASEHLPMFFNHLNTMTYPHNLIDLSFLVSDSSDNTMGVLLSNLQMAQSQQDKSKRFGNIEIYEKDFGQIIGQSFSDRHGFGAQGPRRKLMARARNWLGSVALKPYHSWVYWRDVDVETIPTTIMEDLMHHDKDVIVPNVWRPLPDWLGNIQPYDLNSWKESEGGLQLADSLDEDAVIVEGYPEYATWRPHLAYMRDPNGNPEDEMELDGIGGVSILAKAKVFRTGSHFPAFSFEKHAETEAFGRLSRRMNYNVIGLPHYVIWHIYEPSSDDLKHMAWMAEEEKRKLEEERIREFYNKIWEIGFEDVRDQWNEERDSILKNIDSTLNNKVTVDWSEEGDGSELVDSKGDFVSPNNQQQQQQQQQQQQQQQQQQQQQQLDGNPQGKPLDDNDKNKKKHPKEVPLDFDPDRN, from the coding sequence ATGAAGTATAATAACAGAAAACTCTCGTTCAACCCTACCACAGTAAGTATCGCTGGAACGTTGCTTACGGTGTTCTTTCTCACAAGACTCGTGCTTTCGTTCTTCTCGATATCGCTATTCCAGCTGGTAACTTTCCAAGGAATCTTCAAGCCCTATGTTCcagattttaaaaatacTCCCAGCGTAGAGTTCTACGACCTACGAAATTACCAAGGCAACAAAGATGGTTGGCAACAGGGTGACCGCATCTTGTTTTGCGTGCCACTGAGAGATGCTTCTGAGCATCTTCCCATGTTTTTTAACCATCTGAATACCATGACATATCCGCACAACCTGATTGATCTGTCGTTTTTGGTGAGTGACTCTTCGGATAACACCATGGGCGTGTTACTATCCAATCTACAGATGGCGCAATCGCAACAAGACAAGTCCAAAAGGTTTGGTAACATCGAAATCTATGAGAAGGACTTCGGCCAAATCATTGGTCAGTCCTTTTCTGATCGTCACGGGTTTGGCGCCCAGGGCCCCAGAAGAAAGCTGATGGCCAGGGCTCGTAATTGGCTTGGGTCCGTGGCCCTGAAACCATACCACTCCTGGGTTTACTGGAGAGACGTGGATGTCGAAACCATCCCCACTACCATCATGGAGGATCTAATGCATCACGACAAGGACGTCATTGTCCCCAACGTCTGGAGACCTTTACCAGACTGGCTGGGAAACATTCAACCCTACGATTTAAATTCATGGAAGGAATCAGAAGGGGGTCTTCAATTGGCGGATTCCCTAGACGAAGATGCTGTCATTGTGGAAGGGTACCCAGAGTACGCCACTTGGAGACCTCACCTGGCATACATGAGAGACCCAAACGGTAATCCAGAAGACGAAATGGAATTGGACGGTATTGGAGGGGTCTCGATTCTCGCGAAAGCTAAAGTATTCAGAACAGGCTCACACTTTCCTGCATTCTCCTTTGAAAAGCACGCAGAGACAGAAGCATTCGGTAGGCTCTCCCGCAGGATGAATTACAATGTCATCGGCTTGCCCCATTATGTCATCTGGCACATCTACGAACCTTCCAGCGACGACTTAAAGCACATGGCTTGGATGGCTGAAGAGGAGAAGCGGAaactagaagaagagagaATTCGCGAATTTTACAACAAGATCTGGGAGATTGGATTTGAAGATGTCAGAGACCAATGGAACGAAGAAAGAGATTCAATCTTAAAAAACATTGACTCCACTTTGAACAATAAAGTCACTGTAGACTGGTCTGAAGAGGGAGATGGCTCGGAGCTGGTGGACTCAAAGGGTGACTTTGTCTCACCAAACaaccaacaacaacaacaacagcaacaacaacaacaacagcagcagcagcaacagcaacagcaacaacagctCGACGGCAACCCGCAGGGGAAACCTCTTGATGACAACgacaagaacaagaaaaaacatCCTAAAGAAGTTCCATTAGACTTCGACCCTGATAGAAACTAG
- the UTR5 gene encoding Utr5p (hypothetical protein; originally considered essential but deletion overlapped the TATA box of neighboring essential gene HYP2, while deletion that avoids the HYP2 TATA box is viable; transcription may be regulated by Gcr1p), producing the protein MSRYGKNLVHYIIVEHDDQRGQKPIDDDDEKNFYYHCSFTFETFFRATAFLLAPAVCAVREVPCRLTRTRYNATEYIEGYGWMISLQQGLGVAEFYRPWPLSVQLQRYTTPSRRSRFAVLTPQRKCHQNEANGQDLSLLILLSRIYPLCSNTSQTRRVAARKGKLS; encoded by the coding sequence ATGTCAAGATATGGCAAAAACCTTGTGCATTATATAATCGTGGAACACGACGATCAACGCGGCCAAAAGCCGAtcgacgacgacgacgaaaaaaatttttattaccACTGTTCCTTCACCTTcgaaactttttttcgGGCGACGGCGTTTCTTTTAGCTCCTGCGGTATGTGCGGTGCGGGAGGTCCCTTGTCGCCTCACACGGACCCGATATAACGCTACGGAATACATCGAGGGGTATGGGTGGATGATATCACTGCAGCAAGGTCTGGGTGTTGCAGAATTTTACCGGCCTTGGCCCCTCAGCGTCCAGCTACAGCGTTATACTACTCCAAGTCGCCGTTCCCGTTTTGCTGTTCTCACCCCTCAGAGAAAATGCCACCAGAACGAAGCCAATGGTCAGGACTTATCGTTACTTATACTGTTGAGCCGGATATATCCGCTGTGCTCTAATACCAGCCAAACGAGAAGGGTAGCGGCAAGAAAGGGTAAACTTTCATGA